Below is a genomic region from Candidatus Binatus sp..
TTATCCGCTCCTGGGGCGCTGAACAAATAGCGGAGCAGACAGCAATCACGAAACCGCTTACGGGTTTCGGACTTCCTGTTTGTTAATCGCGAAACGTCGCGGACGACGTTTCGCTCCGACAATCGGGGGGAAACTGCCGAGTCCGCGGTTGCCGGTTGTTCAGTGCCCCAAATACCCCGCCTTTACTCTGCCGGCTGGGTCTGTTATTTTGGTCGGCTAAAGATAAAGGAAAAAGGGAAAGTAAGAACTCCGAATGCCTCTTCCATCGGCCCGTAAGCGGGAAGTCATACAAGCCAACGCTCGAACCACCAATGACAGTGGCTCGCCTGAAGTTCAGGTCGCGCTACTTTCGGCCCGGATCGACCAGTTGACCGAGCATCTCGCGGCGCACAAGAAGGATCATCACACGCGCCGTGGACTGTTGCGACTGGTCGGCAAGCGTCGTCGGCTGCTTGATTACCTGCATTCGCGCGACTTTTCGCGATACAAAGGGCTGATCGAAAAGCTGGGTATCCGGAGATAGGCCGCACATATTATGCCGCGCAGCCCGCAACTTTCGGGCGCGCGGGCCTTGGCCTGCCACCCGGCAGTGTCCCAAGGCGCGTCCCCTGTGGCGCCCGGCGGGCAGTGAAAAAACCGCAATCGTCGCACGGCCTCAGTCCTCCCTCACAGGTGTCATTCATGTACGAAAAACTCGAAATTGATTTTGCGGGGCGCAAGCTCTCGCTCGAAACCGGCCGCCTGGCCCGCCAGGCGCACGGCAGTGTGCTCGCGACCTACGGCGATACCGTGGTGCTCGCGACCGCGGTCTCGCAGTATGAAGCGCGGCCCAACATGGACTTTCTGCCGCTCACGGTGGACTACGTCGAGAAGACGTTTGCCGCCGGTAAAATTCCCGGCGGCTTCTTTAAAAGGGAAGGTCGCGCCTCCGAAAAGGAGACTCTGACCTCGCGCTTGATCGACCGATCGATGCGCCCGCTGTTTCCCAAGGGCTACGATCACGAAACCCAAATCATCGTGACCGTGCTCTCCGCCGATCGTGACAACGATCCCGACATGCTCTCGCTGATCGCGGCTTCGGCTGCGCTCCTGATCTCCGACATCCCGCACAAAGGCCCGGTTGCGTCGGTCCGGATGGGCCGGGTGGACGGCAAAATCGTCGTCAATCCCACCCACACGGAGCTCGAGGGCAGCGACCTCTCGCTGGTCATCGCGGCCAACCCCGAGTCGATCATGATGCTAGAGGGCGGCGCGCAGATCGTTGACGAAGAGGCGATCCTGGAAGCGCTGTTCACAGCGCACGAGGCGATGCAGCCGATATTCGCGATGCAGGATGAACTGCGCCGCCGCGCGGGCAAGCCCAAGCGCGAATTCGCCGTCAAGGAACGCGACGCTGCCCTGCTGGCGGCGGTCGAAAGAAGCATCGGCGACAGAATCGAGAAAGCTCTCGCCACCAAGGGCAAGAAAGAGCGCGCCGCGGCGCTATACGCGGTCAGCGACTTTGTCGTGACGGCGCTCGGCGAGAAGTTTACCGACCGCGCCAAGGAAATCATCGAGGCCTGCGACCACCTCGTGCGCACGCGGGTGCGAATGGCGATCCTCGACGACGACAAGCGAATCGACGACCGCAAGTCCACTGACATCCGCGATGTAAGCGCCGACGTGCAGGTCCTCCCACGCACCCATGGCTCCGCCGTGTTCACCCGCGGCGAGACCCAGGCGCTCGCGACCGTCACGCTCGGCACGTCCTCCGACGAGCAGAAGATCGACGCGCTGCTCGGCGAGCGTTTCAAGAAGTTCATGCTGCATTACAACTTCCCGCCATTCTCGACCGGCGAGGTGAAGTTTCTGCGCGCTCCGTCACGGCGCGAAATCGGCCACGGCGCGCTCGCCGAACGCGCGCTCTCGCCGATACTCCCCAATGAAGACGACTTTCCCTACACGATTCGCGTGGTGTCAGACGTGCTCGAGTCCAACGGCAGCTCCTCGATGGCGACGGTATGCGGCGGCAGCCTGGCGTTGATGGACGCGGGCGTGCCCACCAAGTCCGCGGTCGCGGGCATCGCGATGGGTCTGGTCAAGGAAGGCGACAAGGTCCGCGTTCTCACCGACATCCTGGGCGACGAGGACCACCTCGGCGACATGGACTTCAAGGTCGCCGGCACCAAGGCCGGCGTCACCGCGATCCAGATGGACAACAAGGCCGGCGGCGTCTCCAAGGACATCATGCGCCAGGCGCTCCATCAGGCGCGCGACGCTCGCTTGTTCATCCTCGGCGTGATGGAGAAGGCGCTGTCCACGCCGCGCAAGGACGTCTCCACCTACGCGCCGCGAATCGTCACGCTGCACATCAAGCCCGACAAGATTCGCGAAGTGATCGGCCCGGGCGGCAAGGTCATCCGCGGACTGGTCGAGCAGA
It encodes:
- the rpsO gene encoding 30S ribosomal protein S15, producing the protein MPLPSARKREVIQANARTTNDSGSPEVQVALLSARIDQLTEHLAAHKKDHHTRRGLLRLVGKRRRLLDYLHSRDFSRYKGLIEKLGIRR
- the pnp gene encoding polyribonucleotide nucleotidyltransferase; protein product: MYEKLEIDFAGRKLSLETGRLARQAHGSVLATYGDTVVLATAVSQYEARPNMDFLPLTVDYVEKTFAAGKIPGGFFKREGRASEKETLTSRLIDRSMRPLFPKGYDHETQIIVTVLSADRDNDPDMLSLIAASAALLISDIPHKGPVASVRMGRVDGKIVVNPTHTELEGSDLSLVIAANPESIMMLEGGAQIVDEEAILEALFTAHEAMQPIFAMQDELRRRAGKPKREFAVKERDAALLAAVERSIGDRIEKALATKGKKERAAALYAVSDFVVTALGEKFTDRAKEIIEACDHLVRTRVRMAILDDDKRIDDRKSTDIRDVSADVQVLPRTHGSAVFTRGETQALATVTLGTSSDEQKIDALLGERFKKFMLHYNFPPFSTGEVKFLRAPSRREIGHGALAERALSPILPNEDDFPYTIRVVSDVLESNGSSSMATVCGGSLALMDAGVPTKSAVAGIAMGLVKEGDKVRVLTDILGDEDHLGDMDFKVAGTKAGVTAIQMDNKAGGVSKDIMRQALHQARDARLFILGVMEKALSTPRKDVSTYAPRIVTLHIKPDKIREVIGPGGKVIRGLVEQTGCKIDIEDDGTVLIASADGVAMEKAISMIQAITAEPEVGKIYHGTVRKIVEFGAFVEIMPGTDGLLHISQISNERIRRVEDVLHEGDEINVKVLDVDRSGKIRLSMREAGQESGKDK